In Thiospirochaeta perfilievii, a single window of DNA contains:
- a CDS encoding CapA family protein has protein sequence MNRPCMTYKTIFLLLSILLILACAPRKEKVFLNIDTPYNYIWDSIKWDSMAKNVEFIEIKDRNKYSKRINYPVIRIGQSGEYLVNRDFLLPVIDYKENIDNVELKDIGKYKLLKLQEIELPFKGLTVDNMTFDNGSYPLVESAYLSINGNLSDRTKKCVLSSFHLKTFKTEWIAATGDIMLNRGVDKLLFEKGIESVFTDTLEFINNNSLMIGNLEGSVTNRGTKHNKSFTFRFDNRVLKYLKEAGFNYLSISNNHTYDYGEVGFIDTINSLNSSLIGFSGAGKTVEAASKYFEKDNFRVLSVASFPNEKNGYDGFKESMVNDKRPGILFNSLITNEAIKRMCSDKTFDILYVHGGDEWSSEPSKEQVTLYQSYIDLGVDLVLGSHPHVLQKFEVYKNGFIVYSLGNFIFPLMKGWYTGEESIILKLGIVDNKIIYNRVIPVNIDNKVISVDKTGRIRDRFYSLVQNRKD, from the coding sequence ATGAACAGACCGTGTATGACTTATAAAACTATATTTCTACTTCTATCTATACTATTAATCCTCGCCTGTGCTCCGAGAAAAGAGAAAGTTTTTCTAAATATTGATACTCCGTATAACTATATCTGGGACTCCATTAAATGGGACTCTATGGCTAAGAACGTTGAGTTTATAGAGATAAAAGACAGGAATAAATATTCTAAGAGAATTAATTACCCTGTAATTAGAATAGGGCAAAGTGGGGAGTATTTAGTTAATAGAGATTTTTTATTACCTGTTATAGATTATAAGGAAAATATTGATAATGTTGAATTAAAGGATATTGGAAAATATAAGTTATTAAAACTACAAGAGATAGAACTCCCATTCAAAGGATTAACAGTGGACAACATGACATTTGATAATGGTAGTTATCCTCTTGTAGAATCAGCCTATCTTAGTATTAATGGGAATTTATCAGACAGAACCAAGAAGTGTGTACTATCAAGTTTCCACCTTAAGACCTTTAAGACAGAGTGGATAGCGGCAACTGGGGACATAATGTTAAATAGGGGTGTAGATAAACTCTTATTTGAAAAGGGTATAGAAAGTGTTTTTACTGATACCCTTGAGTTTATAAATAACAATAGTCTGATGATTGGAAACCTAGAAGGTAGTGTTACTAATAGGGGTACTAAACATAACAAATCCTTTACTTTTAGGTTTGATAACCGGGTTTTAAAATATTTAAAAGAGGCTGGCTTTAACTATCTATCAATATCTAATAACCATACCTATGACTACGGAGAAGTTGGCTTTATAGATACTATAAATAGTCTAAATAGCTCCTTAATTGGATTTTCTGGTGCAGGAAAAACAGTGGAGGCCGCTTCTAAATATTTTGAGAAGGATAATTTTAGGGTTTTATCTGTAGCATCGTTTCCCAATGAAAAAAATGGCTACGATGGATTTAAAGAGTCTATGGTTAATGATAAAAGGCCCGGCATTCTTTTTAATAGTTTAATAACAAATGAGGCTATCAAAAGGATGTGTTCTGACAAAACATTTGATATTTTATATGTCCATGGAGGGGATGAGTGGTCTTCTGAACCATCTAAGGAACAGGTAACACTTTATCAATCCTACATAGATTTAGGTGTCGATCTAGTTTTAGGTAGCCACCCCCATGTACTACAAAAATTTGAGGTTTATAAAAATGGTTTTATTGTCTACTCCCTAGGTAATTTTATATTTCCTTTAATGAAGGGTTGGTATACAGGGGAAGAGAGTATTATATTAAAACTTGGTATTGTAGATAATAAGATAATATATAACCGTGTTATTCCAGTAAATATAGATAATAAGGTAATATCTGTAGATAAAACAGGAAGGATTAGAGATCGGTTTTATAGTTTAGTTCAAAATAGAAAGGATTAG